In a genomic window of Geomonas ferrireducens:
- the tyrS gene encoding tyrosine--tRNA ligase, whose protein sequence is MTVAEQMEVIKRGAVEILVEKELVEKLEKSAKTGVPLKIKAGFDPTAPDLHLGHTVLLHKMRQFQKLGHEVYFLIGDFTGMIGDPTGKSETRKVLTREDVLKNAETYKEQVFKILDPKLTKVVFNSEWLGKLNASDMIGLASKYTVARMLEREDFSNRFSNQLPISIHEFMYPLVQGYDSVALKADVELGGTDQKFNLLVGRELQREWGQAPQCVITMPLLEGLDGVNKMSKSLGNYIGINEPADEIYGKVMSISDELMVRYYELLSDLTMVEFEQLKADLKSGAKHPMEAKKQLAREMVARYHGADAAQLADDNFVKRFKNNETPDEMPEFTLKPEGEKVLLCKVLAEAQLVKSNSEGRRSIQGGGVKINGDKISDENLEIACAGEYVIQVGKRRFAKVRFA, encoded by the coding sequence ATGACCGTTGCAGAGCAAATGGAAGTTATCAAGAGGGGCGCTGTAGAGATTCTGGTGGAGAAAGAGCTCGTCGAGAAGCTCGAGAAATCTGCCAAGACCGGCGTGCCTCTCAAGATCAAGGCCGGTTTCGATCCGACCGCGCCGGACCTGCATCTGGGGCACACCGTGCTCTTGCACAAGATGCGTCAATTCCAGAAGCTCGGCCACGAAGTTTATTTTCTGATCGGTGACTTCACCGGCATGATCGGTGACCCTACCGGGAAGTCCGAGACCCGCAAGGTGCTCACCCGTGAGGACGTCCTGAAAAACGCTGAAACGTACAAGGAGCAGGTCTTTAAGATTCTCGATCCGAAGCTCACAAAGGTCGTGTTCAACTCCGAGTGGCTCGGCAAGCTAAACGCTTCCGATATGATCGGCCTTGCTTCCAAGTACACCGTGGCGAGGATGCTTGAGCGCGAGGACTTCAGCAACCGTTTCAGCAATCAGCTCCCGATCAGCATTCACGAGTTCATGTATCCGCTGGTGCAGGGGTACGACTCCGTGGCGCTCAAGGCCGACGTCGAGCTTGGCGGCACCGATCAGAAGTTCAACCTTCTTGTGGGGCGTGAACTGCAGAGGGAGTGGGGGCAGGCACCACAGTGTGTCATCACCATGCCGCTTCTCGAAGGGCTCGATGGCGTCAACAAGATGAGCAAGTCGCTTGGCAACTATATCGGTATCAACGAGCCGGCCGACGAGATCTATGGCAAGGTGATGTCGATATCCGACGAGCTGATGGTTCGTTACTACGAGTTGCTGAGCGATCTCACCATGGTTGAGTTCGAGCAGTTGAAGGCGGATCTGAAGAGTGGTGCGAAGCACCCGATGGAGGCCAAGAAGCAGCTGGCCCGAGAGATGGTTGCCCGTTATCACGGTGCTGACGCTGCCCAACTCGCAGACGACAATTTCGTGAAGCGTTTCAAGAACAACGAGACCCCTGATGAGATGCCCGAGTTCACCTTGAAGCCTGAAGGTGAGAAGGTGCTGCTGTGCAAGGTGCTTGCAGAAGCTCAGTTGGTTAAGTCCAACAGCGAGGGGCGTCGCTCTATCCAGGGCGGCGGTGTGAAAATCAATGGAGATAAGATCTCCGATGAGAACCTGGAAATTGCCTGTGCCGGTGAGTATGTCATTCAGGTTGGCAAGCGTCGCTTTGCCAAAGTACGTTTCGCTTAA
- a CDS encoding TIGR00282 family metallophosphoesterase codes for MPVKLLFIGDVIGKPGREALSRELHRIVDRHMVDLVIANGENAAGGFGLTEETAQDLFKCGVQMITSGNHIWDKKDALEYIKREERIVRPANYPEGTPGKGTTIVKTPGGVKVGILNLEGRVFMNNLDCPFRCADKEIAKLKEETPIVFVDFHAEATSEKVSLGWYLDGRVAAVIGTHTHVQTADERILTAGTAYMTDAGMTGSFDSVIGVKKEEAIQKFVTQRPSKFEVAKKDIRINAVIIEVDEKTGLARNIERLNIACG; via the coding sequence ATGCCCGTTAAGCTGCTGTTCATAGGTGACGTGATCGGGAAGCCGGGGCGCGAGGCGCTCTCCCGCGAGCTGCACCGCATCGTAGATCGGCACATGGTCGACCTCGTGATAGCCAACGGGGAGAACGCCGCAGGCGGTTTTGGCCTTACCGAGGAAACCGCCCAGGATCTGTTCAAGTGCGGTGTCCAGATGATCACCTCCGGTAACCACATCTGGGACAAGAAGGACGCGTTGGAGTACATCAAGCGTGAGGAGCGCATAGTGCGCCCTGCCAACTATCCGGAAGGGACGCCGGGCAAGGGAACGACCATTGTCAAGACCCCGGGCGGGGTAAAAGTCGGCATTCTCAATCTCGAGGGGCGAGTCTTTATGAACAACCTCGACTGCCCGTTTCGTTGTGCCGACAAAGAGATCGCCAAGCTGAAGGAAGAGACGCCGATAGTTTTTGTCGATTTTCATGCAGAGGCGACCAGTGAGAAAGTGTCGCTTGGCTGGTATCTGGACGGGCGCGTTGCCGCAGTCATCGGCACCCACACCCACGTGCAGACCGCAGACGAGCGCATCCTCACCGCCGGGACTGCTTACATGACCGATGCCGGGATGACCGGCTCCTTCGATTCCGTCATAGGGGTGAAGAAGGAAGAAGCGATCCAGAAGTTCGTTACCCAGCGCCCCTCGAAATTCGAGGTCGCCAAGAAGGATATCCGGATCAACGCGGTCATCATCGAGGTGGATGAGAAGACGGGCCTTGCGCGCAACATCGAAAGACTGAACATCGCCTGCGGCTAG
- the rny gene encoding ribonuclease Y — translation MDITIAILLVLVAAAIGYVIGNILRKRLSDSLVSDAETLAAKMIEDAKRQADVVAMEAAVQAKDVVYQAKEELEKQFEQESREKRKDLQALEKRLQQKEENLDKKTNLFDQRDADFLKREQGLAQREQSLSNKEQGLTQKEEKLDALVGEQKAKLEQIAGMTAAEAKKYLMDSMEDEAKLDVAKLIKAMEEEARETADKKAKEVLALAMQRYAGEYVAERSVSVVTLPSDEMKGRIIGREGRNIRALEAATGIDLIIDDTPEAVILSGFNPVRREVAKLSLQKLIADGRIHPGRIEEVVAKSQEEIEQAMKEAGEQAAFDLGVHGIHPEILKLIGRLKYRTSYSQNVYQHSLEVAFLCGIMAAELGINVKQAKRAGLLHDLGKAVDHEIEGSHAVIGADIAKKYGESPKIVHAIMAHHEDEKPSTVLAILVQAADALSGARPGARREMMETYVKRLDDLERIATSFDGVVTSFAIQAGREIRVMVSSDQVTDDRALVLAKDIAKKIETEMTYPGQIKVNVIRETRATEYAR, via the coding sequence ATCGACATAACTATTGCCATATTGCTGGTGCTTGTCGCGGCCGCCATCGGCTACGTGATAGGCAACATCCTGCGCAAACGGCTCTCGGATTCCTTGGTTTCCGACGCGGAGACTCTGGCCGCCAAGATGATCGAGGACGCGAAGCGACAGGCGGACGTCGTGGCCATGGAAGCCGCGGTCCAGGCGAAGGATGTGGTTTACCAGGCGAAGGAAGAGCTTGAGAAGCAGTTCGAGCAGGAGAGCCGCGAGAAACGCAAGGATCTCCAGGCTCTGGAGAAGAGGCTGCAGCAAAAAGAAGAAAACCTCGATAAAAAGACCAACCTGTTTGACCAGCGCGACGCCGACTTCCTGAAGAGAGAGCAGGGGCTTGCGCAGCGCGAGCAGTCCTTGTCGAACAAGGAGCAGGGACTCACCCAGAAGGAAGAGAAACTCGACGCTCTCGTCGGCGAGCAGAAGGCCAAGCTGGAGCAGATAGCCGGCATGACCGCAGCCGAGGCCAAGAAGTACCTGATGGATTCCATGGAAGATGAGGCGAAGCTCGATGTCGCCAAGCTCATCAAGGCGATGGAGGAGGAGGCCCGCGAGACTGCGGACAAGAAGGCGAAGGAAGTGCTTGCCCTTGCCATGCAGCGTTACGCCGGCGAATACGTCGCCGAGCGCAGCGTTTCCGTCGTGACCCTCCCCTCCGACGAAATGAAGGGTCGCATCATCGGTCGCGAAGGGCGCAACATCCGGGCCCTCGAAGCCGCGACCGGCATCGACCTGATCATCGACGACACCCCCGAGGCGGTCATCCTCTCCGGCTTCAACCCGGTGAGGAGGGAAGTCGCCAAGCTCTCCCTGCAGAAGCTGATCGCGGACGGCCGCATCCATCCGGGCCGCATCGAAGAGGTCGTCGCCAAGTCGCAGGAAGAGATCGAGCAGGCCATGAAGGAAGCCGGCGAGCAGGCGGCCTTCGATCTTGGCGTGCACGGCATCCACCCCGAGATCCTGAAGCTGATCGGTCGTCTGAAGTACCGCACCTCCTACAGTCAGAACGTGTACCAGCACTCGCTGGAAGTGGCGTTCCTCTGTGGCATCATGGCCGCCGAACTCGGCATCAATGTGAAGCAGGCGAAAAGGGCCGGTCTTCTGCACGACCTCGGCAAGGCGGTCGACCACGAGATTGAAGGTTCCCACGCGGTCATCGGCGCCGACATCGCCAAGAAGTACGGCGAGTCGCCGAAAATCGTTCACGCCATCATGGCGCACCACGAAGACGAGAAGCCGTCCACGGTCCTGGCGATCCTGGTCCAGGCAGCCGACGCCCTCTCCGGTGCGCGCCCCGGTGCCCGTCGCGAAATGATGGAGACCTATGTGAAGCGTCTCGACGATCTCGAAAGGATCGCTACCTCCTTCGACGGCGTCGTGACCTCCTTCGCCATCCAGGCTGGTCGCGAGATCCGCGTCATGGTTTCCAGCGACCAGGTAACCGACGACCGCGCACTCGTGCTTGCCAAGGACATCGCCAAGAAGATCGAGACCGAGATGACCTACCCCGGCCAGATCAAAGTCAACGTGATCAGGGAAACCAGGGCGACCGAATATGCCCGTTAA
- a CDS encoding 5-formyltetrahydrofolate cyclo-ligase — protein MPKRAHRSTALARRRELTPSQVASLSQALQRRFLELPEYQAAREVALYAPIRGEVDTAAVAAAALAAGKKLLYPAVVGDDLKFCRVGGLGELTQGSFGILEPNGPGCDPAAADLVVVPGVAFDMEGRRIGYGKGYYDRALHRLEGSGKLVAFCYDFQLLQEIVGEPHDVTMDLIVTESRVVRVNKHISEGEQQ, from the coding sequence ATGCCTAAACGCGCCCACAGATCGACGGCGCTCGCTCGGCGCCGGGAATTGACTCCGTCGCAGGTTGCCTCCCTCAGTCAGGCCCTGCAGCGGCGCTTTCTTGAACTTCCCGAGTACCAGGCGGCCCGCGAGGTGGCGCTTTATGCGCCGATCCGGGGTGAAGTCGATACTGCCGCGGTAGCCGCGGCGGCTCTTGCCGCGGGAAAGAAGCTGCTTTACCCGGCGGTCGTCGGCGATGACCTCAAGTTTTGCCGCGTGGGGGGGCTTGGCGAACTCACGCAGGGTAGCTTCGGCATACTCGAGCCGAACGGTCCGGGGTGTGATCCGGCCGCAGCCGATCTTGTGGTGGTGCCGGGAGTCGCCTTCGATATGGAAGGGCGTCGCATCGGTTACGGCAAGGGGTATTACGATAGAGCGCTGCACCGTCTGGAGGGGAGCGGGAAGCTTGTAGCGTTTTGCTACGACTTCCAATTGCTTCAGGAGATAGTCGGCGAACCGCACGATGTGACGATGGATTTGATCGTCACAGAAAGTCGCGTGGTTCGCGTTAATAAACATATAAGTGAGGGGGAGCAACAGTGA
- a CDS encoding cell division protein ZapA, whose translation MVATHSIRVLGRDLQVKSVATPEHVAQVETLVNQKLAEAEGAVPGGDTQMVVILALMNLAESCLNAQKELAEERRICGERIVGLIERLDRQ comes from the coding sequence TTGGTCGCCACACACAGCATCAGGGTTCTGGGGAGGGATCTCCAGGTAAAGAGCGTCGCGACACCCGAGCATGTGGCGCAGGTTGAGACTCTGGTCAACCAGAAGCTGGCGGAGGCTGAAGGCGCGGTCCCCGGCGGCGATACCCAGATGGTGGTGATCTTGGCCTTGATGAATTTGGCCGAATCCTGCCTTAACGCACAGAAAGAGTTGGCAGAAGAGCGGCGTATCTGCGGTGAGCGGATCGTCGGGCTCATTGAACGGCTGGACCGGCAATAG
- the ftsY gene encoding signal recognition particle-docking protein FtsY produces the protein MAEENKGFFKGLFKKLGMGGAEEAPTTVEEKQAEELDETEATPQEPVTVPEPAAEPARVDAVAPAPPTPRQVWTEPVAPAPPPEPEPTEQAKPSFFDRLKRSLSKTHESIIGRVDTLLMGRKEIDTDTLEELEEILITADLGVKTTVDLIRTLEQRLKRAELQDGAALKRALKDEIQLRLMEHHAPLVVTDKKPFVIMVIGVNGVGKTTTIGKLAARYAGEGKKVLLAAADTFRAAAAEQLETWAKRVGADIVRHKEGADPSAVVFDACKAAIARGTDVLIIDTAGRMHTKVNLMEEMKKIRRVLTREIPDGPHETLLVLDAATGQNALSQAKLFKEAADVSGVVLTKLDGSAKGGIVVAVSNEYALPIRFIGVGESVEDLRAFDPVQFVEALFQ, from the coding sequence ATGGCCGAGGAAAACAAAGGCTTTTTCAAAGGTCTTTTCAAGAAGCTGGGGATGGGGGGCGCCGAGGAGGCTCCCACGACCGTTGAGGAAAAGCAGGCCGAGGAGCTTGATGAAACGGAAGCGACTCCGCAAGAGCCTGTTACCGTTCCTGAACCTGCGGCGGAACCGGCTCGCGTCGATGCCGTGGCACCTGCTCCTCCCACGCCGCGGCAGGTCTGGACCGAACCGGTGGCTCCGGCTCCCCCCCCGGAACCCGAGCCGACGGAGCAGGCCAAGCCAAGCTTCTTCGATCGCCTAAAGCGCAGCCTCAGCAAGACTCACGAAAGCATCATCGGCCGCGTCGACACCCTGTTGATGGGGCGGAAAGAGATCGACACCGATACCCTTGAGGAACTCGAGGAGATCCTTATTACCGCCGATCTCGGGGTGAAGACCACCGTCGACCTCATCCGCACCCTCGAACAGCGCCTCAAACGCGCCGAGCTCCAGGACGGCGCCGCTCTGAAGCGGGCCCTCAAGGACGAGATTCAGCTCAGGCTCATGGAACACCACGCCCCCCTGGTCGTCACTGATAAGAAGCCGTTCGTCATCATGGTCATCGGCGTGAACGGCGTAGGCAAGACCACCACAATCGGCAAGCTTGCTGCCCGCTACGCAGGTGAAGGAAAGAAAGTCCTCCTCGCCGCAGCCGACACCTTCCGCGCCGCCGCTGCCGAACAGCTCGAGACATGGGCGAAGCGGGTCGGAGCAGACATCGTGCGCCACAAGGAAGGAGCCGATCCTTCCGCCGTTGTATTCGACGCCTGCAAAGCCGCCATCGCGCGTGGCACCGATGTCCTCATCATCGACACCGCCGGCCGTATGCACACAAAGGTCAACCTGATGGAGGAGATGAAGAAGATCCGCAGGGTGCTTACCAGGGAGATTCCCGACGGTCCGCATGAAACGCTGCTCGTTCTGGACGCCGCTACCGGGCAAAACGCGCTCTCACAGGCGAAGCTTTTCAAGGAGGCCGCGGACGTCTCTGGCGTGGTTCTCACCAAGCTGGACGGAAGTGCTAAAGGGGGCATCGTGGTGGCGGTAAGTAATGAATACGCCCTTCCCATCAGATTCATTGGCGTTGGCGAGTCGGTGGAAGATCTCCGCGCCTTTGATCCGGTCCAGTTCGTAGAGGCTCTTTTCCAATAA
- a CDS encoding roadblock/LC7 domain-containing protein: MPFKRLLTTLVEAVPGASGAILADWEGEAVEQFTHGDPFEIKVTAAHWGIMLAQLKDVHQKHDAGSIRESVISTDEQHVIVGSIGDDYALVMTLARNALPLLALRKFRETAQLLHKEIY; the protein is encoded by the coding sequence GTGCCCTTCAAGAGACTGTTGACTACACTGGTTGAAGCTGTGCCGGGGGCGAGTGGCGCCATTCTGGCAGACTGGGAGGGGGAAGCCGTCGAGCAGTTCACCCACGGCGACCCGTTCGAGATCAAGGTTACCGCTGCCCACTGGGGAATCATGCTCGCCCAGCTCAAGGATGTGCACCAAAAGCACGATGCCGGGTCAATAAGAGAGAGCGTGATCAGCACGGACGAACAACACGTCATCGTGGGGAGCATCGGCGACGACTATGCCCTGGTGATGACCCTGGCCCGCAATGCCCTGCCGCTTCTGGCTCTGAGGAAGTTCCGGGAGACCGCGCAGCTTTTGCATAAGGAGATTTATTAA
- the smc gene encoding chromosome segregation protein SMC — MKIKRLEIHGFKSFQDKVVLDFNQPITGVVGPNGCGKSNVVDAIRWVMGEQSAKNLRGKSMEDIIFNGTEFRKPLGMAEVSLFFSTEDGRVPAKYLNFSEIQVTRRLYRDGESDYLLNKTPCRLLDIAELFMDTGIGAKAYSIIEQGKIGMILHAKPEERRFLIEEAAGVTKFKARKIVAMKKMDATRQNLLRIGDIISEIKRQMNGLQRQAKKAERFREVRQELKEIELLFAAKGYATVERDKSTLEREIAELESKLVDVTAKLNDAELSVEQKRLALLETERELAAAQEEIFRWKSELQGGENRLEFQRKELVNLERHGARFEEELQGLRDQLAGSEREIGALQAQRVALQEELTRESEALEHRESLLEEMAAGEAGVTRELDEARRAMFAVLSEGAQATNQHSAAQKRLAGLAERLQASQRERILLGERLAEASGKVDALKQEREQLAREKALADEELTMAGSREAELKQAQEAGDKLLQQRRDEFSGAASRLKSLQELEAQFAGYGQGVRNLLLAEPFKDAPLTMIADALEVEEEFEVALEAVLGERLQYLLCDSPATALDAVAHLKGSSGGRCSFVTAPPWRHQVKDLPAGAAPLWERVTVPSQYAHLVEPLLAGAYLARDLGHALELAASYPTSTFVTLDGDLAHGGGIVNGGSAEPAQQGIIHKKREIKALGAEVERLEAEVRDLSAAREKRKGEIADAESHRVELRQTLHRLDIRIINTDKDLQTVLAECRRIEDNGAVREAEEDQLAEEKDLVAAEMAQADAKRAQADERKGALESTVAALQARLEGSRFEMEEAREMVTSMKVRVAALREKGESTERALRRVEGLCADLANRIASRTRELEGSGDERTRLLSAIAEGEEALRAVVKQQLASEQALLQVKDRYEGEAAKVQEEETLLKGVRADSVAVREQLNARSLRLTEVSMRLAHLEETLKEKHRMEIADALLSYAKVEWDEAESGKRQAELQKTINDMGEVNLMAIEEFKEMEERFSFLSTQKEDLEESMNALQKAIQRINRTTRKRFLETFQLVNEKFQQIFPRLFCGGHAELRLTDEEDLLNTGLEIVVQPPGKKLQNVSLLSGGEKALTAVALIFSIFLIKPSPFCLLDEVDAPLDDANIGRFNDMVREMSANSQFIIITHNRATMAVADTLYGVTMEEPGVSKLVSVRLNR; from the coding sequence ATGAAGATCAAAAGACTAGAAATCCACGGATTCAAATCCTTTCAAGATAAGGTCGTTCTCGACTTCAACCAGCCCATCACCGGCGTGGTGGGTCCCAACGGCTGCGGCAAGTCCAACGTCGTCGACGCGATCCGCTGGGTCATGGGGGAGCAGTCCGCCAAGAACCTGCGCGGCAAGTCGATGGAGGACATCATCTTCAACGGCACCGAGTTCAGGAAACCGCTCGGGATGGCCGAAGTCTCCCTGTTCTTCTCGACCGAGGACGGCCGCGTCCCTGCTAAATACCTCAACTTCTCAGAGATACAGGTCACCCGCAGGCTCTACCGCGACGGCGAGAGCGACTACCTGCTGAACAAGACCCCGTGCAGGTTGCTCGACATCGCCGAACTGTTTATGGACACCGGCATCGGTGCCAAGGCGTACTCGATCATCGAGCAGGGGAAGATCGGCATGATCCTCCACGCCAAGCCGGAGGAGCGTCGCTTCCTGATCGAGGAGGCCGCCGGCGTCACCAAGTTCAAGGCGCGCAAGATCGTAGCCATGAAGAAGATGGATGCCACGCGCCAGAACCTTTTGCGCATTGGCGACATCATCTCCGAGATCAAGCGCCAGATGAATGGCCTGCAGCGCCAGGCTAAGAAGGCGGAGCGCTTCCGCGAGGTGAGGCAGGAGCTTAAGGAAATCGAACTTCTCTTCGCCGCCAAGGGGTACGCGACGGTCGAGAGGGATAAGAGCACGCTCGAGCGCGAGATCGCTGAGCTCGAGTCGAAGCTCGTCGATGTCACGGCCAAACTAAATGATGCGGAGCTCTCCGTCGAGCAAAAGCGCCTCGCCCTTTTGGAGACGGAACGAGAGCTGGCCGCGGCTCAAGAAGAGATCTTCCGCTGGAAGAGCGAACTGCAGGGGGGCGAGAACCGTCTGGAGTTCCAGCGCAAGGAGTTGGTGAACCTCGAGCGCCATGGCGCGCGTTTCGAGGAAGAGCTCCAGGGACTGCGTGACCAGTTGGCGGGCTCCGAGCGCGAGATCGGAGCGCTGCAGGCCCAGCGCGTTGCGCTCCAGGAGGAGTTGACCCGCGAGAGTGAAGCGCTTGAACACCGCGAATCTCTTCTTGAGGAGATGGCCGCCGGGGAGGCGGGGGTGACCCGCGAACTGGACGAGGCGCGGCGCGCCATGTTTGCCGTTCTTTCGGAAGGCGCCCAGGCCACCAACCAGCACAGTGCCGCACAAAAGCGCCTCGCCGGACTGGCCGAGCGCCTGCAGGCGAGCCAGCGGGAGCGTATCCTGCTCGGGGAACGCCTGGCCGAAGCGAGCGGCAAGGTCGATGCGCTGAAGCAGGAACGCGAGCAGCTCGCCCGCGAGAAGGCGCTGGCCGACGAAGAACTCACCATGGCGGGGAGCCGCGAGGCCGAGCTGAAGCAGGCCCAGGAGGCCGGTGACAAACTGCTCCAGCAGCGCCGGGACGAATTCTCCGGCGCCGCTTCGCGCCTTAAGTCGTTGCAGGAGCTGGAGGCACAGTTCGCCGGTTACGGGCAGGGGGTGCGCAACCTCCTTCTTGCCGAGCCTTTCAAGGACGCCCCTCTCACCATGATCGCGGACGCTCTCGAAGTGGAGGAGGAATTCGAGGTTGCCCTCGAGGCGGTTCTAGGTGAGCGCCTGCAGTATCTGCTGTGCGATTCGCCCGCCACCGCTTTGGACGCCGTCGCGCACCTGAAGGGAAGCTCGGGCGGCCGTTGCAGCTTCGTGACGGCACCCCCCTGGCGTCATCAGGTAAAAGACCTCCCGGCGGGGGCGGCACCGCTTTGGGAGCGGGTAACCGTCCCGAGTCAGTACGCCCACCTCGTAGAGCCGCTTCTTGCCGGCGCCTATCTTGCCCGGGACCTGGGGCACGCCCTGGAGCTCGCCGCCTCTTACCCGACCTCCACCTTCGTGACCCTGGACGGCGACCTGGCCCACGGCGGCGGTATCGTCAACGGCGGCTCTGCCGAGCCGGCCCAGCAGGGAATCATCCACAAGAAAAGGGAAATCAAGGCCCTGGGGGCCGAGGTGGAGCGTCTCGAGGCCGAGGTTCGGGATCTTTCCGCGGCGCGCGAGAAGAGAAAAGGGGAGATAGCCGACGCTGAGTCGCACCGCGTCGAGCTGCGCCAGACCCTGCACCGCCTGGATATCAGGATCATCAACACCGACAAGGATCTGCAGACGGTGCTCGCCGAATGCCGCAGGATCGAGGATAACGGTGCGGTACGCGAGGCCGAGGAGGACCAGCTCGCGGAGGAGAAGGATCTCGTTGCTGCGGAGATGGCACAGGCCGACGCGAAGCGGGCCCAAGCCGACGAGCGCAAGGGTGCGCTTGAGAGCACGGTGGCCGCGCTGCAGGCCCGGCTCGAGGGTTCCCGGTTTGAGATGGAGGAAGCGCGTGAGATGGTCACCTCGATGAAGGTGCGCGTGGCCGCTCTAAGGGAGAAGGGGGAGTCGACCGAGCGTGCCTTGCGGCGCGTGGAAGGTCTCTGCGCCGATCTCGCCAACCGCATCGCATCCCGCACCCGTGAGCTGGAAGGTTCCGGCGACGAGCGCACCCGTCTTCTTTCCGCGATAGCCGAAGGGGAAGAGGCGCTGCGTGCGGTGGTAAAGCAGCAGCTTGCCAGCGAGCAGGCACTGCTCCAGGTGAAGGATCGTTACGAGGGCGAGGCGGCAAAAGTTCAAGAGGAGGAAACGCTCCTGAAGGGTGTGCGCGCCGACAGCGTCGCGGTTAGGGAGCAGCTGAACGCGAGGAGCCTGCGCCTGACCGAAGTCAGCATGAGGCTGGCCCATCTCGAGGAGACCCTCAAGGAAAAGCACCGCATGGAGATCGCCGATGCGCTCCTGAGCTACGCGAAGGTCGAGTGGGACGAGGCGGAGAGCGGCAAACGCCAGGCGGAGCTGCAAAAAACCATCAACGACATGGGCGAGGTCAACCTCATGGCGATCGAGGAGTTCAAGGAGATGGAGGAGCGTTTCTCCTTCCTCTCCACGCAGAAGGAAGACCTCGAGGAGTCGATGAACGCGCTGCAAAAGGCTATCCAGCGGATCAACCGCACCACGAGGAAACGTTTCCTGGAGACGTTCCAGTTGGTGAACGAGAAGTTCCAGCAGATCTTCCCGAGGCTTTTCTGCGGCGGGCACGCCGAGTTGCGTCTTACCGACGAAGAGGATCTGCTGAACACCGGCCTGGAGATCGTCGTGCAGCCGCCGGGTAAAAAACTGCAGAACGTGTCCCTTCTTTCCGGCGGAGAGAAGGCGCTTACCGCGGTTGCCCTCATCTTCTCGATCTTCTTGATCAAGCCCTCGCCGTTCTGCCTGCTGGACGAAGTCGACGCTCCGCTCGACGATGCCAACATCGGCAGGTTCAACGACATGGTGCGTGAGATGAGCGCCAACTCCCAGTTCATCATCATCACCCACAACCGCGCCACCATGGCCGTTGCCGATACCCTTTACGGCGTCACCATGGAAGAGCCAGGCGTCTCCAAGCTGGTTTCCGTGCGTCTGAACCGCTAG
- the rplQ gene encoding 50S ribosomal protein L17 — protein sequence MRHNSAGRRLGRTTSHRIAMFRNMVTSFLQHEKITTTDAKAKELRSIAEKMITLGKKGDLHATRQAAAYIRDKKVVTKLFTEIAPRYSERPGGYTRIIKLGIRPGDTAPVSIIELVEAEMTPKKAAKPAPAAKAPKAAKAAKVTPVAEEAPAAEEAPVAEAAEEKTEA from the coding sequence ATGCGTCACAACAGCGCGGGTAGAAGATTAGGTAGGACCACAAGCCACAGGATCGCTATGTTCAGGAACATGGTGACTTCCTTTCTCCAGCATGAAAAGATCACCACGACCGATGCCAAGGCGAAAGAGCTCCGCTCCATCGCCGAGAAGATGATCACCCTGGGCAAGAAGGGCGACCTTCACGCCACCAGGCAGGCAGCGGCCTACATCCGCGACAAGAAAGTCGTGACCAAGCTTTTCACCGAGATCGCACCGCGTTACTCCGAGCGTCCCGGTGGCTACACCAGGATCATCAAGCTCGGCATCCGCCCCGGCGATACCGCTCCGGTGTCCATCATCGAGCTCGTTGAAGCCGAGATGACCCCGAAGAAGGCTGCCAAGCCGGCTCCGGCCGCCAAGGCTCCGAAGGCTGCCAAGGCCGCCAAGGTTACTCCGGTTGCCGAAGAGGCTCCCGCAGCAGAAGAAGCTCCGGTGGCAGAGGCTGCTGAAGAGAAGACCGAAGCCTAG